Genomic segment of Leopardus geoffroyi isolate Oge1 chromosome B2, O.geoffroyi_Oge1_pat1.0, whole genome shotgun sequence:
tttctattctctttcattgatctgagtgtctgtttttgtgccagtaccatactgtcttgataattatgGCTTTGTAATAGCTGGAAGTTGGTGACGTCGCTGGATTCTTAAAGTCTGGTCTAAAAACGAACAGCAAGTGATCCAAAGGTAGCCTAGCAAAACAGAATCGCTAAGCAGGACGACACTCTCGGGGGCTTCCTGGTATAATCAGCAGCCTTGAGAAAAGAACAGGTGTTGGTCTTGTGGCTGAGAAATTCCTGGGCCAGTTGTCCTGGGGCTGCCCTTCCCCACCTACCCCGCACCCAGAGTCCAGCCCTCATTGAGGGACATGTACTTCCCTCCAGccatctccccagccctgggtccAACCGCCTTTACAAACCTCCTCCCTCTGGAAACAAATCACTGAGTCATCCCCAGGTGCTGTTACCAAGGGTGTGGGCTCAGGAAGTAACAAATCATTCTGCCCACTTGACTCAGGTTCTAATTCTGCCTCTGATGGGCAGTCCTACAGGACCTGGTGAGGGATCTGACAGCAGACAGGGGCCTGCACTTGATATCTCTAACCTTGCGGAATTTTGAAGCAAAgatcctttcctctcccttccctcccagcctcccagctaGCAGCACTCAGAGCCCTTAGCATGATGTACCTTCCCCCATCCCATCCATTCCTAGTCTGGCTCAGCTGTGAGCACCCCCAGCAACTCAGCCCCCCATCTCCCGGGTCAGCTCTGCTCCCCCGTCTCCCGGGTCAGCTCTGCCCCCCCGTCTCCCAGGTCAGCTCTGCTCCCCCATCTCCCGGGTCAGATCTGTCCCCCCGTCTCCCGGGCCAGCTCTGCTCCCCCATCTCCCGGGTCAGCTCTGCTCCCCCGTCTCCCGGGTCAGCTCTGCTCCCCCGTCTCCCGGGTCAGCTCTGTCCCCCGTCTCCCGGGTCAGCTCTGCTCCCCCGTCTCCCGGGTCAGCTCTGTCCCCCGTCTCCCGGGTCAGCTCTGTTCCCCCGTCTCCCGGGCCAGCTCTGCCCCCCCACTCCCGGGTCAGCTCTGCTCCCCCGTCTCCCGGGTCAGCTCTGCTCCCCTGTCTCCCGGGTCAGCTCTGCCCCCCCGTCTCCCGGGCCAGCTCTGCTCCCCCGTCTCCCGGGCCAGCTCTGTCCCCCCGTCTCCCGGGTCAGCTCTGCTCCAAGCAGGGGTGCTCAGTGGCTCCGGATCTGAGGTCTGCAGGAAGCAAACTGCCAGTGCCTGCAGCAGCCTGAGCCGGATTTCCCACGCTTCTACATCTTGCCACGCACAGTGTCCACTGTTCGCTTTCTGCCTCACATGCTAAGACCCAAGCCACTGTCTGGGGGAACACAGCACGCCACTCCAGGCTTTCGAGTTGCCTCTGCCCGGccttcccactccctcccccgGAACAGACACTGGTGCCTCTCCTCGTGGGCCCCTGGATGGAGTCGCCTCCCCTGAGACACCACGTGGAGCCACCACGCCTCTCGTGCTCCAATGTGAGGACTGCCCGAgctgtgtgtccctctccccgCGCACCACCCGCACTGGGCCAAATTGACTCTCTTCGATCTAGAATCAGGTCTGAGTCAGGCCTGACCTTGCTAGATCTCCTTAGCGTCAGCAGGCCTTATGCACTGGGGggcccctcccctttcccagcGGCCTTAACAGTGAGGCCTTATGACAACTCAGGGCTGAGCTTGTCCACGCTCTTGCTAACAACTGACGGGGGAACTCATCGCCTCGTCTCACTTCTGTGATGACAAGGTTCAGTGAGTGGGCAGGGTCGGGCGGGGGAGTCACCCGTCCCTGTCCTCACACCAGGCCATCTGCGCCTCCCTTCCCGCTCCCTCTGCTCTCAGTACCTGTCACTCTAGAAGACTCTACCTTGGATGCCAATTATGATTAAGCAGCTGAGAATCACAGGGAGGATCCAGGTGATGGGTCTGAGGGCCGTGGCCCCGGACTGGGCCGTGACTTGCTGCGTGCCTGGCGGGGCTGAAATGGAAACACAAGAGGGTTTCAGACCCCAAATCCTGTTTCAGACTTAAATCGGAAGAGACAGCCCCTCCGCTCCTCCTGCCGCAGATGATCCCACACTGCAGATGCTTTCTGTCACTCTACATTGTGGCAGCTGCCGTGACTGGTTCTGGGGTGGGAACCGACGAAAGACACGGGACCTGTCCCGAAGGACCTCGCACAGCTAAAGGGGGAAGCACGGGTTCCAACATAATGGTCACTCCTGCCGTGGCAGAAGAGGTGGTCACGGAGCACGGGGGTGGTGACAGTTGACCCCCTCTCTGGAGCTAACAGTGCACGTGGCCAGGAATGATCCCCGGCCAGAGACAAGTGGAGATGAGAAGATCGAGGATTCTCAGGAAAGGGAAGAGCGAGAAGGAGTCTCTGGAATCAGACTGACACCCTCATGTTTGGGGCCAAGAGGGAATCCAAGAAATCCCAGAAAACTAAAGGACATGCAGCAAGGAAGAGATTTCAGGAgatgagaagggaaaggaaggacgCTAGAACATATCTACGGCCATTACTCTCCCCTAAAGAAATTCACCAGGGATGGctcaccttctctgtctctgtttctgtctctctctctctctctctctctcacacacacacacacacacacacacacgcgcactaCAGTGGAGAAGGTAGGCCCGATTTCAAGAGAACAACTTCATCCAGTCTTCCGAGTTACCTGTTGTCTCCCACAGTTCACCCCAGTGCACCAATATTCGCTCAAGCCACTTGTTACAATGTCCAACTGAGATCTTCATGAGGGAATTGGTCAAATCTCTGTCATTCTCCCACGAGGCCTCTATCTGTTGGCCTCTAGGACGAACTGTCCAATTTCCACTCTCTGAGTTAAAGAAGTAGGATATCTGTTCATTGATGTCAAACTCCCAGGATCCGCTGGTGCGTCCGTGGtccccacgcacacacaccatcctgccctgcagggagagagaatctgtcccccacccccaccatgggAATGAAGTCAGCCTCTGGTCTTGACCGATCCCTTGTCCCACCCGCTGTCCACTCCTCGGCTCCCCTTCACCCTTCTTGGTCCTCTTCTGTCCCTCTTGACTGACCTGGCTGCTGGGCCACTTGTGTGGGACCCATGTCTAAGTTGCACATGAACACAATAGGTCCCTGGCCCTACAAACGGTTCTACCTCTGCCCTGGGCCTTTCCGACTTACCACTGTGTGTAAAATCCGTTGCTTTCCAGTCAAGTAGTTTCTTCTTGAGCTCTTCTGCCAGGTCTTTCAGAGTTTCTGTCTGTGCCTCCCAAAACATTATGTCATTCACATTCCTCCCCAGAGGACCAAAGACTTCGACCTTCTTGTTCCCACAGGCATAATACAGAAACGTCTTTCCATTGACCTTGCCTCGAATCTCACACCATGGTTGTCCAGGATCGGTCTTTGGTGTGATGGGGAATTCAAAGGCAGGAGAAAGAGCATCTGCAAATGAAAACGTAAGTTAGGGTTGGGGTTGGAAGAACAGACCCAGAGGCGTCCCTCTCCCATCCATGTGACAGTCATTGTATCTCTGCAGGGCTGGCCTAGCACAGCAAAGGCGGCCCCTGCACAGCCCCCCGCCCCCTAACAATTGAAGGCTGGTGCACTTCCCTTCTTGGAAAAGGACCAAGGATCGGGATTCCTCTGCCTGACCAGAAACCATACAGCCATGGATATGTTCCCTGTGTCCACCAGGCTGATATCCAGCATCACTCAGTCTGTAATCAATTCAGGACGTGCTACGCTGGCCATGGGAAGAAGAGGTCTACATGCCGGCTGATGGTCAGGATCTATCCCAGTGTCTCGAAGGAGatgaggggcgccggggtggctcagtcagcggagcgtccgacttcagctcaggtcacgatctcacggctcgtgagttcgagccccgcgtcgggctctgtgctgacagcccagagcctggagcctgcttcggattctgtgtctccctctctctgcccctcctccactcatgctctgtccctctctctctctctctctctcaaaaataaacaaacattaaacattaaattattaaataaattattattaaataaaattattataacattaaattattacataaaaacaaacattaaaaaacatgttttaataagATGGGAGACCGTGAGGGGGCCTACTCCTGAGGAGCTGAGTCAGGGCGGGGCAGGGTGAGGATAGAATCCAAAGTCAGAGAAGAGAGATTTGCAATCCTGGGTCCCAGCATTTAGCACAGGCCTGGTCATGGTGATAATCTACCATTAGGACGGGCCTTGGAGGCTTGGAAAAAAGGATGATCCACACGGCACAGACTAGAATATCAGCAATTCCATGACAGATAGTGGTAAGGGATTAAAAAGGCCCGGAGAAGTGCATATGACAGAACAAATGTAGTAAGAAAtgccaaaacaaaaccaaaaatatgccCATCAACTATGCTCACGGAGCGGTCTGGAGGACTCTCAATGAAACTCACAAAAAATGCATGGTCCCACTGAGAAGGAGAACTAGAGAGCCGTTTCCCCgacgaacatggatgcaaaaattctcaacaagtgACTAGCCAGCCCAACCCAACAATCCATTAAAAGAAGTactcaccacgatcaagtggaatttattcctgggatgcaaggccgcttcaatatccacaaatcaatcaacatgatgcctcacatgaataaaagaaagaacaagaacacgatcctctcaacagatacagaaaaagcatttgacaagataccGTATCCTTCTTGATCAAAACCCACAAGACAGGacggatagaaggaacataccccAAGATCACAAAGGCCAGGTAGGAAAcacccaccgctaatatcatcctcaagggggaaaaactgagaactttcccctaaggtcaggaacatgacagggatgcctgCTGTCAGCACCGTTGTTCAACATagcgttggaagtcctagcctcaacagtcagacaacaaaaagaaataaaaggcattcaaatcagcaagaagaagtcaaactttcatgcttcctagatgacatgatactctatgtggaaaacccaaaagactccaccaaaaacctcctacgactgatacatgaattcagcaaagttgcaggatataagtcaatgtacagaaatctgtggcatttgtctacaccaataatgaagca
This window contains:
- the LOC123609159 gene encoding UL16-binding protein 1-like, with protein sequence MALIVATNFGLGLLVLFVLFGCTCGARGGGEFLGAAREKTDALSPAFEFPITPKTDPGQPWCEIRGKVNGKTFLYYACGNKKVEVFGPLGRNVNDIMFWEAQTETLKDLAEELKKKLLDWKATDFTHSDSLSLQGRMVCVRGDHGRTSGSWEFDINEQISYFFNSESGNWTVRPRGQQIEASWENDRDLTNSLMKISVGHCNKWLERILVHWGELWETTAPPGTQQVTAQSGATALRPITWILPVILSCLIIIGIQGC